In a single window of the Atlantibacter hermannii genome:
- the yiiM gene encoding MOSC domain-containing protein, translated as MHYPADIYIGQVRDYPGSRPSAIGKVQVEGALTLTDLGLEGDQQAEKIIHGGPDRALCHYPREHYAQWARQFPAQADLFIAPAFGENISTVGLTEENVFIGDIFRWGDALIQVTQPRSPCFKVNFHFAISDLSLLMQQSARTGWLYRVIQGGTVSADAPLELASRTSNVSIRDAAAIAWHMPFDDEQYHRLLSAAGLSVSWTRTMQKRRISGQIEDYSRRLWGSAKPAG; from the coding sequence ATGCATTATCCCGCAGACATTTACATCGGCCAGGTGCGTGATTACCCCGGCAGCCGCCCCAGCGCTATCGGCAAGGTTCAGGTCGAAGGTGCGTTAACCCTGACCGACCTCGGCCTTGAAGGCGATCAGCAGGCGGAAAAAATCATTCATGGCGGCCCGGATCGCGCCCTGTGCCACTATCCCCGTGAACATTACGCCCAGTGGGCGCGTCAGTTCCCGGCACAGGCGGATTTATTCATCGCGCCCGCCTTTGGCGAGAATATCTCTACTGTCGGCCTGACCGAAGAGAACGTCTTTATCGGCGATATTTTTCGCTGGGGCGATGCGCTGATTCAGGTGACGCAGCCGCGCTCACCGTGTTTTAAAGTCAATTTCCATTTCGCCATCAGCGACTTGTCGTTGCTGATGCAACAATCTGCCCGCACTGGCTGGTTGTATCGCGTCATACAGGGCGGCACTGTTAGCGCCGACGCGCCGCTTGAGCTGGCATCCCGCACCAGCAACGTCAGTATCCGCGACGCTGCCGCTATCGCCTGGCATATGCCGTTTGATGATGAGCAGTATCACCGGCTGTTAAGCGCGGCAGGGTTATCGGTGAGCTGGACCCGAACCATGCAGAAACGCCGCATTTCCGGGCAGATTGAAGATTATTCGCGTCGGTTGTGGGGAAGTGCCAAACCAGCGGGGTGA
- the rhaT gene encoding L-rhamnose-proton symporter → MSNAITMGILWHLIGAASAACFYAPFKQVKHWSWETMWSVGGIVSWIVLPWAVSAALLPDFWSYYGSFSASTLLPVFLFGAMWGIGNINYGLTMRYLGMSMGIGIAIGITLIVGTLMTPILNGKFGVLIGTPGGQMTLLGVLVALIGVAIVTRAGQLKERQMGIKAEEFNLKKGLVLAVMCGIFSAGMSFAMDAAKPMHEAAAALGVDPLYVALPSYVVIMGGGAVINLGFCFIRLAKMQNLSVRADFSLAKPLIISNVLFSMLAGLMWYLQFFFYAWGHAKIPAQYDYMSWMLHMSFYVLCGGLVGLIMKEWKSAGRRPVGVLSVGCVVIIIAANIVGLGMAS, encoded by the coding sequence ATGAGTAACGCAATCACGATGGGGATTCTCTGGCACCTTATTGGCGCGGCCAGCGCCGCCTGTTTCTACGCCCCTTTTAAGCAGGTTAAACACTGGTCATGGGAAACCATGTGGTCGGTCGGCGGGATAGTGTCGTGGATTGTGCTGCCCTGGGCGGTGAGCGCCGCGCTGCTGCCTGATTTCTGGTCCTACTACGGTTCGTTTAGCGCCTCCACCCTGCTGCCGGTATTCCTGTTCGGCGCGATGTGGGGGATTGGCAACATCAACTACGGCCTGACCATGCGCTATCTTGGGATGTCGATGGGCATTGGCATCGCTATTGGCATCACATTAATCGTCGGCACCCTGATGACGCCCATCCTGAACGGGAAATTCGGCGTACTGATTGGCACGCCAGGCGGGCAGATGACGCTGCTGGGGGTCCTTGTCGCGCTGATTGGCGTTGCGATCGTCACCCGCGCCGGGCAGTTGAAAGAGCGCCAGATGGGGATTAAAGCCGAGGAATTTAACCTCAAAAAGGGGCTGGTACTGGCGGTGATGTGCGGCATTTTCTCCGCCGGGATGTCATTTGCGATGGATGCGGCGAAGCCCATGCATGAAGCAGCGGCAGCATTAGGCGTGGATCCGCTGTACGTTGCCCTGCCAAGCTATGTGGTGATCATGGGCGGTGGCGCGGTCATTAACCTCGGTTTCTGCTTTATCCGCCTGGCGAAAATGCAAAACCTGTCGGTGCGTGCTGATTTCTCACTGGCTAAGCCGTTAATTATTAGCAACGTGCTGTTTTCAATGCTGGCTGGCTTGATGTGGTATTTGCAGTTCTTCTTCTACGCCTGGGGCCACGCCAAAATCCCGGCGCAATACGACTATATGAGCTGGATGCTGCACATGAGTTTCTATGTGCTGTGCGGCGGCCTGGTCGGACTCATTATGAAAGAGTGGAAATCAGCGGGACGCCGTCCGGTGGGCGTACTCAGCGTCGGTTGCGTGGTGATTATCATCGCTGCCAACATCGTTGGGCTGGGCATGGCAAGTTAA
- the sodA gene encoding Mn dependent superoxide dismutase — protein MSYTLPSLPYAYDALEPHFDKQTMEIHHTKHHQTYVNNANAALESLPEFANLPVEELITKLDQVPADKKTVLRNNAGGHANHSLFWKGLKKGTTLQGDLKAAIERDFGSVEKFKEEFEKAAATRFGSGWAWLVLQGDKLAVVSTANQDSPLMGEAISGASGFPILGLDVWEHAYYLKFQNRRPDYIKEFWNVVNWDEAAARFAAKK, from the coding sequence ATGAGCTATACACTGCCATCCCTGCCTTATGCTTACGACGCCCTGGAACCGCATTTCGACAAGCAAACGATGGAAATCCATCACACCAAACACCACCAGACCTACGTCAACAACGCTAATGCAGCGCTGGAGTCTCTGCCAGAATTCGCTAACCTGCCGGTAGAAGAACTGATCACCAAGCTGGATCAGGTTCCGGCGGACAAAAAAACCGTACTGCGCAACAACGCAGGCGGCCATGCTAACCACAGCCTGTTCTGGAAAGGCCTGAAAAAAGGCACCACCCTGCAGGGTGACCTGAAAGCGGCTATCGAGCGCGATTTCGGTTCTGTGGAAAAATTCAAAGAAGAGTTCGAGAAAGCTGCAGCAACCCGTTTCGGCTCCGGCTGGGCGTGGCTGGTGCTGCAGGGCGACAAACTGGCTGTGGTGTCTACCGCAAACCAGGACAGCCCGCTGATGGGTGAAGCGATCTCTGGCGCATCCGGCTTCCCGATCCTGGGTCTGGACGTGTGGGAACACGCTTACTACCTGAAATTCCAGAACCGTCGTCCGGACTACATCAAAGAGTTCTGGAACGTGGTGAACTGGGACGAAGCTGCTGCGCGTTTTGCTGCCAAAAAATAA